A genomic segment from Acidobacteriota bacterium encodes:
- a CDS encoding helix-turn-helix domain-containing protein, with protein sequence MTYFELNPKERILLEHIISNSLDARQVLRAYAFWLDDGDSVEEIAQRLGVSRQTIYNWASRFQQRQNVELVAPVADAPRPGGKRQAGVALSLTSRDRPTQGIAIEVEFDPLPGLRMRQQKATDDVLKFADHNHLPQDARERNRRRSRVAGKLERFSKQVFT encoded by the coding sequence ATGACTTACTTTGAACTCAACCCAAAAGAGCGAATCCTGCTCGAACACATTATTTCTAATTCGCTAGATGCCCGCCAGGTCTTGCGCGCCTATGCCTTCTGGCTCGACGATGGCGATTCGGTTGAGGAAATCGCGCAACGCTTGGGCGTCTCGCGTCAGACCATTTACAACTGGGCGAGCCGTTTCCAGCAACGCCAAAACGTTGAGTTGGTCGCGCCAGTTGCCGATGCCCCGCGTCCAGGAGGTAAGCGGCAAGCAGGTGTCGCCCTGAGTCTGACCAGCAGGGATCGTCCCACGCAGGGCATTGCCATCGAGGTTGAATTCGACCCCTTGCCCGGCTTGAGGATGAGACAGCAAAAAGCGACTGATGACGTCTTGAAGTTCGCTGACCACAACCACCTGCCCCAAGATGCGCGAGAACGTAATCGCCGCCGGAGTCGTGTCGCGGGCAAATTGGAGCGCTTCTCTAAGCAGGTCTTTACGTAA
- a CDS encoding glycosyltransferase, protein MVENREHPLVSVIIPTYNNARFLSECLDSILHQTYGNFEILLVDDGSTDDTEAVIQPYLESLRYFRKANGGPSSARNLALTQARGEFIAFQDADDIWVKDKLELQVDYLRQNAHVGVVFTDSARFDTEGGFRPSFRETYGYVPNENIFEELLVNHFIAMPSVMVRRRCLDEVGLFDESLTGAEDYNLYLRLAKKYQFGFLDKVLVHVRLHGASLSDNLEQMCRDEIKNLDKISTMFPDAAIPKRKLAGRIYARFGRYYFSQQRFAEARRCFRQAFRHWPWQAGSLPFFLIAALPDRLRHRVLSLNKSLKKLPLDF, encoded by the coding sequence ATGGTTGAAAATCGAGAGCATCCGCTGGTCTCCGTCATCATTCCCACGTACAATAATGCGCGATTTTTGTCTGAGTGCCTCGACAGCATTCTCCATCAGACCTATGGTAATTTTGAAATTCTACTGGTTGATGATGGTTCAACCGACGATACCGAAGCGGTGATTCAGCCCTATCTCGAAAGCCTTCGCTATTTCCGCAAAGCCAATGGCGGGCCTTCATCGGCGCGCAATCTGGCGCTCACCCAGGCGCGCGGCGAGTTCATCGCTTTTCAGGATGCCGATGACATCTGGGTAAAAGACAAGCTTGAGTTGCAGGTTGATTATCTCAGACAAAATGCCCATGTCGGCGTGGTCTTTACTGATTCGGCGCGGTTTGACACCGAAGGCGGATTCCGTCCGAGTTTCCGGGAAACCTACGGGTACGTGCCCAATGAAAATATATTTGAAGAGTTGCTGGTCAATCATTTCATCGCCATGCCTTCGGTGATGGTGCGTCGCCGTTGTCTGGACGAGGTCGGATTGTTTGACGAATCGCTGACCGGCGCTGAAGATTACAATCTCTATTTGCGGCTGGCGAAAAAATACCAATTCGGTTTTCTGGATAAAGTCCTGGTGCATGTGCGGCTGCATGGCGCAAGTCTTTCCGACAATCTGGAACAGATGTGCCGCGATGAGATTAAAAATCTCGATAAAATATCGACGATGTTTCCTGATGCCGCTATCCCGAAACGCAAACTCGCGGGACGAATCTATGCGCGATTCGGGCGCTATTATTTCAGTCAACAGCGATTCGCAGAAGCTCGCCGGTGTTTCAGGCAAGCCTTTCGCCATTGGCCCTGGCAAGCGGGCAGCCTGCCGTTTTTCCTGATTGCCGCCTTGCCCGACCGCCTGCGCCACCGCGTGCTCTCGCTCAACAAATCGTTAAAAAAATTACCCCTTGATTTTTAA
- a CDS encoding YjhG/YagF family D-xylonate dehydratase, with protein sequence MSRDLEGKSESNSRNIFDSDVEDVCRIVTASQGPGGQLPLTAEDLTIRPSGDIFGWTQDVGMGWNPSQLRRPEVLILSTQGGIRLPDGTPLALGYHTGHWEVGLLMQAAAEELHARGCIPFAGFCTDPCDGRTQGTTGMFDSLPYRNDAAMVLRRLIRSLPTRQAVIGVATCDKGLPAMMMALAGSFDLPVVLVPGGVTLPASDGEDAGRAQTIGARFANRQITLEEAAQIGCRACGSPGGGCQFLGTAATSQVVAEALGLAIPHSALAPSGQPIWLDAARRSARAVLRQKELGITLRDLVTDVAVRNAMAVHAAFGGSTNLLLHLPAVAHAAELEPPTIDEWIGVNRRVPRLVEALPNGQHTTVRVFLAGGVPEVMLHLRRLGLIDGKALTAVGKTLDEVLDEWEGSERRRALRARLLEADGVDPDEVICPTERARERGLTSTISYIKGNLAPQGAIVKSTAIARTAFGADGVFRLTGPARVFTTERATIAAIKSHGEDCIKPGEVIVLICRGPMGAGMEEVYQITSALKYMPYADKVALITDARFSGVSSGPCIGHVAPEALAGGPIGKVRDGDLIRVVIDPIELRGSIDLVEAGAPGDYVLADATLAAREPRPDIRTDPALPADTRLWAALQNASGGPWRGSVYDVDRIIRVIEAGLRALNS encoded by the coding sequence ATGTCGAGAGATTTGGAAGGTAAATCTGAGTCAAATTCCAGGAATATCTTCGACTCGGATGTCGAAGATGTTTGTCGGATAGTGACTGCTTCGCAGGGGCCAGGCGGACAACTGCCCCTCACGGCGGAAGACCTGACCATCCGTCCCAGTGGCGACATCTTCGGCTGGACGCAGGATGTTGGGATGGGTTGGAATCCATCGCAGTTGCGACGCCCTGAAGTCTTGATTCTAAGTACGCAGGGCGGCATCCGCCTGCCCGACGGCACGCCCCTCGCGCTCGGCTACCACACGGGGCACTGGGAGGTCGGTCTTCTCATGCAAGCTGCCGCCGAGGAGTTGCACGCGCGCGGCTGCATCCCGTTCGCAGGTTTCTGCACAGACCCGTGTGATGGTCGGACGCAAGGGACGACAGGGATGTTCGACAGCCTGCCTTATCGCAATGACGCGGCGATGGTCTTGCGTCGCTTGATCCGTTCATTGCCCACGAGACAAGCGGTGATTGGCGTTGCGACCTGTGACAAAGGGCTGCCGGCCATGATGATGGCGCTTGCCGGTTCATTCGACCTTCCCGTTGTGCTCGTCCCCGGTGGGGTGACGCTGCCCGCGAGCGATGGAGAAGACGCCGGCCGCGCGCAGACCATCGGAGCGCGCTTCGCCAACCGGCAGATCACGCTCGAAGAGGCCGCCCAGATTGGCTGTCGCGCCTGTGGCTCGCCGGGCGGAGGCTGTCAGTTTCTGGGTACGGCAGCAACTTCACAGGTCGTTGCGGAGGCGCTTGGTCTTGCCATTCCGCACAGCGCGCTCGCGCCTTCGGGCCAACCCATATGGCTCGACGCGGCGCGCAGATCGGCGCGTGCCGTGCTGCGGCAGAAGGAACTCGGCATCACCCTGCGCGACCTCGTCACTGACGTCGCCGTCCGCAACGCGATGGCTGTGCACGCAGCCTTCGGCGGCTCGACGAACCTTCTGCTGCACCTGCCGGCGGTGGCGCATGCGGCGGAGCTTGAGCCGCCGACGATTGACGAGTGGATCGGTGTGAACCGTCGCGTGCCGCGCCTTGTCGAAGCGCTGCCGAACGGGCAGCATACGACCGTGCGCGTCTTTCTCGCAGGTGGTGTCCCCGAAGTGATGCTGCACCTGCGCCGCCTCGGTTTGATTGATGGCAAGGCGCTCACGGCTGTTGGCAAGACGCTCGACGAAGTACTGGACGAATGGGAAGGGTCTGAAAGGCGGCGGGCTTTGCGCGCACGCCTGCTGGAAGCTGACGGCGTTGACCCCGACGAGGTCATCTGCCCGACCGAGCGCGCAAGGGAAAGAGGACTCACGAGCACAATCTCTTATATCAAAGGCAACCTCGCCCCGCAGGGCGCAATTGTCAAGAGCACAGCCATCGCGCGCACAGCATTTGGGGCTGACGGCGTCTTTCGCCTGACGGGACCTGCCCGCGTCTTCACGACTGAGCGCGCAACCATTGCCGCCATCAAGAGCCACGGCGAGGACTGCATCAAGCCCGGCGAGGTGATCGTGCTCATCTGCCGCGGACCAATGGGCGCGGGGATGGAAGAGGTATACCAGATCACCTCGGCACTCAAGTACATGCCCTACGCTGATAAGGTTGCGCTCATTACGGATGCACGCTTCTCTGGCGTCTCAAGCGGCCCGTGTATCGGGCACGTCGCCCCTGAAGCTCTTGCGGGCGGCCCCATTGGCAAGGTGCGCGACGGCGATCTGATTCGCGTCGTGATAGACCCGATTGAGTTGCGAGGAAGCATTGATCTGGTGGAAGCAGGCGCGCCGGGCGACTATGTGCTGGCTGACGCGACGTTAGCGGCGAGAGAGCCGCGACCGGACATACGGACTGACCCGGCTCTGCCCGCCGACACAAGATTATGGGCGGCGCTCCAGAACGCGAGCGGAGGACCCTGGCGCGGCAGCGTCTATGACGTTGACCGAATCATCCGCGTCATCGAAGCGGGACTGCGCGCGCTCAATTCTTAA
- a CDS encoding family 43 glycosylhydrolase gives MAMKNTLAAALFIWLTTAWAQESLVFALNGEIRIHDPSTIIFCEGKFYTYGTGGTALVSDDGWSWRRGAQLPRRGLAPDVIHIGDRYFLYIAANSAPTKADINLLTNKTLDSASPDYKWEEGGVVASSDGIEDCNAIDPGVFLDPTTKRLWLTYGSYFGYIRLLELDPKTGKRLNPNEKPRNIAINSEASIIIYHDGWHYLLVTHGSCCRGADSGYNIRAGRAKKVTGPFLDNLGVDMIQGGGKLFVGSSGRVIGPGHFGLFDLGDGVQRFSLHYEADLDLGGASVLDIRPLLWKDGWPVAGENLKGGTYQIESLRTGTVLELAVEGFPVGGSPVRRVPPPGVTGSNAVPPGTGGGIFAGTGKPIPIQDVAEVSPKWPAGNIDARLANYLCQAQQKWTIEPVTSVGGYLGSPYFKITIAGTNRTLAATDGAELVVLPGFTGGPEQLWRFDQLADGSWRISPKAILNAKTPLVLSAVGSSFATLVRFDPQGEKQRWLLKTP, from the coding sequence ATGGCTATGAAAAATACTTTAGCGGCAGCCCTCTTCATCTGGTTGACAACGGCATGGGCTCAGGAATCATTGGTCTTCGCGCTCAACGGCGAAATCCGAATTCATGATCCTTCCACCATTATTTTCTGCGAAGGCAAGTTCTACACCTATGGCACAGGTGGTACCGCACTCGTCTCTGATGATGGTTGGAGTTGGCGGCGGGGCGCACAACTTCCGCGACGCGGACTGGCCCCAGACGTGATTCACATCGGCGACCGCTATTTTCTGTATATCGCCGCCAACAGCGCGCCGACGAAGGCGGACATCAACCTGCTCACGAACAAAACCCTCGACTCTGCTTCGCCTGACTACAAATGGGAAGAGGGCGGCGTCGTGGCGTCTTCGGACGGCATCGAAGACTGCAACGCCATTGATCCGGGCGTTTTTCTTGATCCCACCACCAAAAGGCTGTGGCTCACCTACGGCTCCTATTTCGGCTACATCCGGCTCTTGGAGCTTGACCCCAAAACCGGCAAGCGCCTCAACCCCAATGAAAAGCCCCGCAACATTGCAATCAATAGCGAAGCCTCAATCATTATTTACCACGACGGATGGCATTACCTATTGGTCACGCATGGCAGTTGTTGCAGGGGCGCCGACTCGGGCTATAACATCCGCGCCGGTCGCGCGAAGAAGGTCACGGGTCCTTTCCTAGACAACCTGGGCGTGGACATGATTCAAGGCGGGGGCAAGCTTTTCGTTGGCTCATCTGGACGTGTGATTGGCCCCGGCCATTTCGGACTGTTCGATCTCGGCGATGGAGTGCAGAGATTTTCACTTCACTACGAAGCCGACCTGGACCTGGGCGGCGCTAGCGTGCTCGACATTCGCCCTTTGCTTTGGAAAGACGGTTGGCCCGTCGCCGGTGAAAACCTTAAGGGCGGGACCTACCAGATCGAATCTCTGCGCACCGGCACGGTGCTTGAGCTTGCCGTGGAAGGATTTCCCGTTGGCGGCAGTCCCGTGAGACGAGTGCCGCCGCCAGGAGTCACCGGCAGTAACGCAGTCCCGCCTGGTACTGGAGGTGGAATCTTCGCAGGCACCGGCAAACCCATTCCGATACAAGATGTCGCAGAGGTTTCGCCGAAATGGCCGGCGGGCAACATTGATGCTCGTCTGGCCAACTACTTGTGTCAGGCGCAGCAGAAGTGGACGATTGAGCCAGTCACGAGCGTGGGCGGCTACCTTGGCTCACCCTATTTCAAAATCACCATTGCCGGAACAAATCGGACATTGGCGGCGACTGATGGCGCGGAGTTGGTCGTCTTACCTGGCTTCACCGGAGGCCCCGAACAGCTCTGGCGTTTCGACCAGCTTGCCGACGGCAGTTGGCGCATCAGTCCGAAGGCGATTCTCAACGCGAAAACTCCGCTTGTCCTTTCGGCGGTCGGTAGCAGTTTCGCCACCCTCGTCAGGTTCGACCCACAGGGCGAGAAGCAGCGTTGGTTACTCAAAACTCCATGA
- a CDS encoding flippase, with amino-acid sequence MQIENQHRASQIIKNVVMNWAAFIVTIGIGFVMSPFLVRNLGDEIYGVWVLVGSLVGYLGLLDFGITPSTVKYVAEYRARGEQQSINRLITTSLTIYSIIGLLALLLSVGFAIFFNRIFHTPLSFNTAAAVVLITGLNLALTFPATVFVGVLRGYQRYDLDSSVTTINILVRSGVIVALILKGYGILALALVTFAFDMLRLIYLMRSAYRLNSEIAIKREYFDKAQLRELFGYSIFAFLMIVGKRIIFYTDAIVIGIFLSPAAVTLYSIANRLVTYLLQVSETMGVLTPTASDMGARNDHQAIKEMLILSTKYMLLIALPVAAVFFILGDLFIALWMGQEYIRSAVILSILTVAVLAHLLEMPAHTILLGLGKHKVVALFTLAQAIANLVLSLVLVKPYGLEGVAFGTTIPTVGFTVVAIVIYFRNYLRVSLIEYIKRSLPRALLVQLPFVLLLLGIKSYLPPTALVSTSNRGWLLLIFFAEISIALLPYGITVFAFCMDQSERAAVLKITEKFGIKKKVAVDAVPSS; translated from the coding sequence ATGCAAATCGAAAATCAGCATCGCGCTTCACAAATCATCAAAAACGTAGTGATGAACTGGGCGGCATTCATTGTCACCATCGGCATCGGTTTTGTGATGTCACCGTTTCTGGTGCGCAACCTTGGCGATGAAATTTACGGGGTCTGGGTGCTCGTAGGTTCGCTGGTTGGTTATCTGGGGCTTCTCGATTTCGGTATCACCCCTTCGACGGTGAAATACGTTGCAGAATATCGCGCGCGCGGTGAACAACAATCGATCAATCGTCTGATCACCACCAGCTTGACGATTTATTCAATCATCGGATTGCTGGCGCTTCTGCTTAGCGTCGGTTTCGCCATTTTCTTTAACCGTATTTTTCACACCCCGCTTTCATTCAACACTGCAGCCGCAGTGGTTTTAATAACCGGATTGAATCTCGCGCTCACCTTTCCGGCAACGGTTTTCGTAGGCGTGCTGCGCGGTTATCAACGATACGATTTGGATTCGTCGGTTACGACCATCAATATCCTCGTCCGCAGCGGGGTGATTGTCGCTTTGATTTTAAAAGGCTACGGCATACTGGCATTGGCTTTGGTGACCTTTGCGTTCGATATGTTGCGGCTCATTTATCTGATGCGTTCGGCATATCGGTTGAATTCGGAAATCGCCATCAAGCGCGAGTATTTCGATAAAGCGCAACTGAGAGAACTTTTCGGTTACAGCATCTTCGCTTTTTTAATGATTGTCGGAAAGCGCATCATTTTTTACACGGATGCGATTGTCATCGGAATTTTTTTATCGCCTGCGGCGGTTACGCTCTATTCAATCGCCAACCGGTTGGTGACCTATTTATTGCAAGTTTCGGAAACCATGGGGGTGCTCACGCCCACGGCATCCGATATGGGGGCGCGCAATGACCACCAGGCAATTAAAGAGATGTTGATTTTGAGCACCAAATATATGTTGCTCATTGCGCTTCCGGTGGCTGCGGTATTTTTTATTCTTGGCGACTTGTTTATCGCCTTGTGGATGGGGCAGGAATATATCCGTAGCGCAGTGATACTCTCCATCTTAACCGTAGCCGTATTGGCGCATTTACTGGAAATGCCCGCGCATACGATATTGCTCGGTCTCGGCAAACATAAGGTTGTGGCATTGTTTACGCTGGCGCAGGCGATTGCCAATCTGGTGTTGAGTTTGGTGCTGGTTAAACCTTACGGACTTGAAGGCGTGGCGTTTGGCACAACGATTCCGACGGTGGGCTTTACAGTGGTCGCGATAGTTATCTATTTCAGAAATTATTTGCGCGTCTCGCTGATTGAGTACATCAAGCGGTCGCTGCCGAGAGCGTTGCTTGTGCAGCTACCTTTTGTTTTATTGCTGTTGGGAATTAAAAGCTATTTGCCGCCGACGGCTCTGGTGAGCACTTCAAACAGAGGCTGGTTATTGTTAATTTTCTTTGCAGAAATTTCCATAGCGTTGCTTCCCTATGGGATTACAGTTTTTGCTTTTTGCATGGATCAATCTGAGCGCGCTGCGGTTTTAAAAATCACCGAGAAATTTGGCATCAAAAAAAAAGTGGCGGTTGATGCCGTTCCGTCTTCATAA
- a CDS encoding tyrosine-type recombinase/integrase: protein MLVTQLREHQAKTKYPNPDNYIFSREDGRPIDPDHLQERVLYPAMDKAEIKRTSRAYGLHMFRHTAGSIGYDKTGKMKIVQRLLGRAQESTTSNIYVHTQEDEVAEVAELVAEEIFSKMQELQDFSGGLVN from the coding sequence ATGCTGGTTACGCAGTTGCGAGAGCATCAGGCGAAAACGAAATACCCGAATCCTGATAATTATATCTTCTCACGGGAGGATGGTCGCCCCATCGATCCTGATCATCTGCAAGAGCGCGTTCTTTATCCAGCAATGGATAAAGCGGAAATTAAAAGAACGTCTCGCGCTTATGGGTTGCACATGTTTCGACACACGGCAGGCAGTATCGGGTATGACAAAACCGGTAAGATGAAAATAGTTCAAAGGCTTCTTGGACGTGCTCAAGAATCTACGACTTCAAACATTTACGTCCATACTCAAGAAGATGAAGTGGCGGAAGTTGCTGAGCTGGTGGCTGAAGAGATATTTTCCAAAATGCAAGAGCTACAGGATTTCAGTGGTGGACTTGTAAATTAA
- the bla gene encoding subclass B3 metallo-beta-lactamase: MNMRLTKQFTFVAVFTVSALLALAATSNIATQIPAATLTKPASAEKAPNAEGFIQRWLLLEPIGASGLTDSAVQGAVKKEYFPEQFTIVPRNGDQVIVGGTELTWHAVDSVNYNVNLFHFARAHGKKTSDVLFWAVTVINCPREMRDVRLSIGSNAASVWWVNGKEVIGIYGDRQTVIDDGVSKRLTLNKGTNVVRAAIVNGGGATDFCARFLDAEDRALKEITVNLSATHTTPVPTKLQRQPQASQPDPNFYIFLCFGQSNMEGAGRIEEPDLRVDNRFQVLADFDNPDRGWTKGQWYNGVPPLTRRTRGISLVDSFGKTMVANLPKNIRVGVVKVGVSGTKIELWDKDSYREYLATTDVWKVKIADEYGGNPYGYMVELAKIAQQNGVIKGILLHQGESNAEDRDWPQKVKVVYDNLMKDLHLKPESVPLLAGEVVNADQGGEKASANEIIKKLPETLPNSYVISSAGLPCNADHLHFTAEGYRQFGKRYAEKMLSILGYKVNETKLPTPGALYAQGNTDWTEPFPPFKIAENLYYVGSKGLANYLITTPQGHILINSDLEENVPLIRASVENLGFKFTDIKVLLISHAHWDHNAASNTIKKLTGAKYMVMDADVPVVESGGKTDFQYGNEPTALYTPTKVDRVLHDGDEVKLGNTVLVAHLTPGHTKGCTTWTMKVKEAGKTYNIVIIGSPNVNPGYRLVNNTAYPQIAADYEKMFRVLKSLPCDIFLGAHGNYFNMESKYARLKDAGLATFIDPEGYKKYVADKEQAFKSELAKQRAAPPR; encoded by the coding sequence ATGAATATGCGTCTCACTAAACAGTTCACCTTCGTCGCCGTATTTACAGTTTCGGCGCTTCTGGCGCTTGCCGCCACCTCGAACATTGCGACTCAGATTCCGGCTGCTACTTTGACGAAGCCCGCCTCAGCGGAAAAGGCGCCCAATGCCGAAGGCTTCATTCAACGTTGGCTCCTGCTCGAACCGATTGGCGCGAGTGGACTAACGGACAGCGCGGTTCAGGGGGCGGTCAAGAAGGAGTATTTCCCTGAGCAGTTCACGATTGTTCCGCGCAATGGCGACCAGGTGATTGTCGGCGGCACGGAACTCACCTGGCATGCGGTGGACAGCGTGAACTATAACGTCAACCTCTTTCACTTCGCCCGCGCACATGGCAAGAAGACTTCCGATGTGCTGTTCTGGGCGGTGACGGTGATCAACTGCCCGCGCGAGATGCGTGACGTGCGGCTGTCGATTGGCTCCAACGCGGCATCAGTGTGGTGGGTCAACGGCAAAGAGGTGATTGGCATTTATGGCGACCGCCAGACTGTTATTGACGATGGCGTCTCCAAGCGACTCACGCTCAACAAGGGGACAAACGTCGTGCGTGCCGCGATTGTTAACGGCGGAGGAGCCACGGATTTTTGCGCGCGGTTTCTCGACGCGGAAGACAGGGCGCTAAAGGAGATTACGGTAAACCTGAGCGCGACACACACCACGCCTGTACCCACAAAATTGCAAAGACAGCCACAAGCTTCACAGCCGGACCCGAATTTCTACATCTTCCTATGCTTTGGGCAATCAAATATGGAAGGCGCAGGGCGAATCGAAGAACCGGATCTGCGGGTTGATAATCGCTTTCAGGTGCTAGCGGATTTTGACAATCCCGACCGCGGCTGGACGAAGGGCCAATGGTACAATGGCGTTCCTCCTTTGACTCGTCGAACGAGAGGCATATCCCTGGTTGATTCCTTTGGCAAAACGATGGTCGCCAATCTTCCGAAAAATATCCGGGTCGGCGTGGTCAAGGTCGGCGTTTCCGGCACGAAGATCGAGTTGTGGGATAAGGACAGTTACAGGGAATATCTGGCGACGACTGATGTTTGGAAGGTCAAAATTGCTGATGAATACGGCGGTAACCCTTACGGCTACATGGTTGAGCTGGCAAAAATCGCCCAGCAGAATGGCGTGATTAAAGGAATTCTGTTGCACCAGGGAGAGTCGAATGCCGAAGACAGGGACTGGCCCCAAAAAGTCAAGGTAGTCTATGACAACCTGATGAAGGATTTGCATCTCAAGCCCGAATCGGTGCCGCTGCTTGCGGGCGAAGTGGTCAATGCCGATCAGGGAGGCGAAAAGGCAAGCGCCAATGAAATCATTAAGAAATTGCCGGAAACGCTTCCCAATTCCTACGTCATCTCTTCGGCTGGTTTGCCGTGCAATGCCGATCACCTCCATTTCACTGCGGAAGGTTACCGGCAGTTTGGAAAACGTTACGCCGAGAAGATGCTCTCGATTCTTGGATACAAAGTCAACGAAACTAAATTGCCAACCCCTGGCGCTTTGTATGCCCAGGGGAATACGGATTGGACCGAACCCTTTCCACCGTTCAAAATTGCGGAGAACCTCTACTACGTTGGCAGCAAAGGCCTCGCCAACTATCTGATCACTACGCCGCAGGGGCACATCCTGATTAACAGCGATCTTGAGGAGAACGTTCCGCTCATCCGTGCGAGCGTGGAGAACCTTGGGTTCAAGTTTACTGACATTAAGGTTCTTCTCATTAGTCACGCGCACTGGGATCACAATGCCGCCAGCAATACCATCAAGAAACTGACCGGCGCGAAGTACATGGTTATGGATGCCGATGTGCCGGTTGTTGAATCGGGCGGCAAGACGGACTTTCAATATGGCAACGAGCCGACAGCCCTCTACACCCCTACCAAGGTGGATCGCGTGCTACATGACGGCGATGAGGTCAAGTTAGGGAACACCGTTTTGGTGGCGCATCTCACGCCCGGCCACACCAAGGGGTGCACGACCTGGACGATGAAAGTGAAGGAGGCAGGGAAAACCTACAATATTGTGATCATCGGCAGCCCTAATGTGAATCCCGGCTACCGGCTGGTGAACAACACTGCCTATCCGCAGATTGCGGCGGATTACGAAAAGATGTTCCGCGTCTTGAAATCCTTGCCGTGCGATATCTTTCTCGGTGCGCATGGCAATTACTTTAATATGGAATCGAAATACGCACGGCTGAAGGATGCTGGTCTTGCCACCTTCATCGATCCTGAAGGCTACAAGAAATATGTGGCCGACAAAGAACAAGCTTTCAAGTCCGAACTCGCAAAACAAAGAGCTGCTCCGCCAAGATGA
- a CDS encoding alpha/beta fold hydrolase → MTITKFLHIIILIIIVAFALPLLAQVQTEVPPVVPGAKLVTVEHIKIHGTALEGNLEGDAVDREVIVFLPPSYAREKSRRYPVVYALHGYSIGAEQWSKEIHVPQTIEGAFAQGAKEMIVVLPDSKTIHNGSMYSSSITTGDFENFISHDVVSYIDAHYRTIPNRLARGLVGHSMGGYGATRIGIKHADVFGSLYIMSPCCLSPRQAGPPNPEMAKALEAVKTPEDSARLPFMARAQLASAAAWSPNPKNPPLYLDLPVKDGQPQPDVLAKWAANAPLAFIDQYIGNLRQYRAISLDVGDKDGLRVDTGKLHDVLDKYGVMNSFEVYQGTHTSAVAVRFQNHVLPFFSKNLCFGNNCK, encoded by the coding sequence ATGACCATTACCAAATTCTTGCACATCATCATACTGATAATCATTGTTGCGTTCGCATTGCCGTTGCTGGCACAGGTGCAAACCGAAGTGCCTCCGGTAGTGCCCGGTGCAAAGCTTGTGACAGTGGAACACATTAAAATCCATGGAACAGCCCTTGAGGGCAACCTGGAGGGCGATGCCGTTGACCGCGAGGTAATCGTATTTCTGCCGCCGAGCTACGCCAGGGAAAAGTCGCGGCGCTACCCGGTCGTCTATGCTTTGCATGGTTATTCCATCGGCGCTGAACAATGGAGTAAGGAAATTCATGTGCCGCAAACCATTGAGGGCGCTTTCGCGCAGGGCGCTAAAGAGATGATTGTCGTGCTGCCCGATTCCAAGACCATTCATAACGGTTCGATGTATTCAAGTTCGATTACCACAGGGGATTTCGAGAATTTTATTTCGCATGATGTGGTCTCTTATATTGACGCGCATTACCGGACGATTCCAAACCGGCTGGCTCGCGGACTGGTAGGACATTCCATGGGAGGGTATGGCGCGACGCGCATCGGCATAAAGCATGCGGATGTGTTTGGTAGCCTCTACATCATGAGTCCCTGCTGCTTATCTCCGCGACAAGCGGGGCCGCCGAATCCGGAAATGGCGAAGGCGCTGGAGGCAGTAAAGACGCCCGAAGATTCGGCCAGGCTGCCGTTTATGGCCCGCGCGCAGTTAGCCAGCGCCGCTGCCTGGTCACCCAATCCGAAGAACCCTCCACTGTACCTTGACTTGCCTGTCAAAGATGGTCAGCCACAGCCGGATGTTCTGGCCAAATGGGCGGCGAACGCACCGTTAGCCTTCATTGATCAGTACATTGGCAATCTCCGCCAGTATCGTGCGATTTCACTGGATGTAGGTGACAAGGACGGCTTACGTGTTGATACAGGCAAACTGCATGATGTGCTCGATAAATACGGGGTCATGAACAGTTTTGAAGTGTATCAAGGCACTCATACAAGCGCGGTGGCGGTTCGTTTCCAGAACCACGTCCTGCCGTTCTTCAGCAAGAATCTATGCTTTGGAAATAACTGTAAATAA